A window from Elusimicrobiota bacterium encodes these proteins:
- a CDS encoding TonB family protein encodes MRQYLLYSSSTHFALLACFLFLTRTPFSVKNPEPYYIDFIGGSQVVTMEKAALKQGAQKTPPSVREKPRSEDAEDFSSSGKALQKPSVLTGSDKLFEEAGKPGPEGETGSTLITDTNNFPYPWFITQVREALWNAWSAKMPSGGALKCTVKFDILRGGAAKSITVEKSSGNRLFDYAAQSSVESAAPFPPLPEDFYEERLSVHVEFKALR; translated from the coding sequence ATGCGCCAATATCTGCTTTATTCATCCTCCACACACTTCGCGCTGCTCGCCTGCTTTCTATTCCTTACCCGCACCCCGTTTTCGGTTAAAAACCCCGAACCCTACTACATAGATTTTATAGGCGGTTCACAAGTGGTGACCATGGAAAAAGCGGCCCTGAAACAGGGCGCGCAAAAAACGCCGCCTTCCGTGCGTGAAAAGCCCAGATCCGAGGACGCCGAGGATTTTTCCTCATCGGGCAAAGCGCTGCAAAAGCCCAGCGTTTTAACCGGCTCCGACAAACTTTTTGAAGAAGCGGGCAAGCCCGGCCCCGAGGGGGAAACCGGCTCTACGCTGATCACGGACACCAACAATTTCCCTTACCCCTGGTTCATAACTCAGGTGCGCGAGGCTTTATGGAACGCCTGGTCGGCTAAAATGCCTTCCGGCGGAGCTCTTAAATGCACCGTAAAATTTGACATTCTCCGCGGCGGCGCGGCAAAAAGCATTACGGTTGAAAAATCCTCCGGGAACCGCCTCTTTGACTATGCCGCCCAAAGTTCGGTGGAAAGCGCGGCTCCGTTCCCTCCGCTGCCGGAGGATTTTTACGAGGAGCGCCTGAGCGTGCACGTGGAGTTCAAAGCCCTGCGTTAG
- a CDS encoding ImmA/IrrE family metallo-endopeptidase, translated as MTSLKGLPMLAKNRAKYIIEKLGISRPEDIDLAYIAWELKTAIKETPLHGYDGRIVKFGKQAVISVNRAIVEPSKKRFVVAHELGHLQLEHEVNQLALCSENDLALWQKGNSDEQDSNIFASELLMPELIFRPFTLTDPSPDMFREITEKFQTSLTASLIRYATLTSDRVAVIFSKDQSIKWVQASDNFGYYIEIGARLNSRTHAVDFFNGSDLSKKFENIEAFAWINDRKIRSDAFVKELSISMPRYNSVISVVWLDKPIEDDYGEQ; from the coding sequence ATGACATCTCTCAAAGGCCTTCCCATGCTGGCCAAAAATAGGGCCAAGTATATAATCGAAAAACTCGGCATATCACGACCGGAAGATATCGATTTAGCCTACATTGCATGGGAGCTAAAAACCGCAATAAAGGAAACGCCGCTTCATGGATATGATGGACGCATAGTCAAATTCGGAAAGCAAGCAGTAATTAGTGTCAATCGAGCAATTGTTGAGCCAAGTAAAAAACGGTTTGTCGTTGCACATGAGTTGGGGCATTTGCAACTGGAGCATGAGGTTAATCAATTGGCTCTATGCTCAGAAAATGATTTGGCTTTGTGGCAGAAAGGGAATTCGGATGAGCAGGACTCCAATATATTTGCATCAGAATTACTCATGCCGGAGTTGATATTCCGCCCCTTTACTCTCACAGATCCTTCTCCGGATATGTTTAGGGAAATCACTGAAAAATTTCAGACCTCGCTCACTGCTTCGCTCATTCGTTACGCAACTTTAACTTCTGACCGGGTTGCTGTAATATTTTCGAAGGATCAGTCGATTAAATGGGTCCAGGCATCGGACAACTTTGGATACTACATTGAAATTGGAGCAAGATTAAACTCAAGAACTCACGCAGTAGATTTCTTCAACGGTTCCGACCTGTCTAAGAAGTTTGAAAACATAGAAGCATTTGCCTGGATAAATGACCGGAAAATAAGATCTGATGCTTTTGTGAAGGAATTATCTATTTCTATGCCCCGATATAATTCAGTTATAAGTGTGGTTTGGCTGGACAAGCCTATCGAAGACGATTATGGGGAGCAATAG
- a CDS encoding nucleotidyltransferase — MVTATKGFTTPSIPKNIENLRVYPEKSVKDILQNIRQPHKELCMPTIQNFQAPLDDLLERICTKLQITPTQYTSAEGHYLAIGKWLGDKQSPLTAWRPQIYPQGSLRIGTTVKPLGRQEFDLDLVCEFFINPRLMPNPITLLDMVEARLQQNDAYKGVIERKKRCIRVNYANSFHLDILPACPDIDKGNGCLLVPDRQIQGWKPSNPKGYAEWIERRAYSHIMKREAHIEPLPDHETAQEKAPLKQIIQLIKRWRDVAYANIMDQAPISIVLTTLAGQHYTGETSISAGLSGILQRIVAQTRSEGHFLEVRNPANPDEVLSEKWRTTPSLYTSFTQGVQGFSNIWTPLCSATGIPAITKTLEHLFGEELAKTVIAERAEGMQLERNAGHLQVQSGSGLIGAIGSMKGIPIQRNTFHGA; from the coding sequence ATGGTAACCGCAACAAAGGGTTTTACGACACCTTCCATACCGAAAAATATCGAAAACTTACGAGTATACCCAGAGAAGTCAGTAAAGGATATTCTGCAAAATATCCGACAGCCACACAAGGAGCTATGCATGCCTACCATTCAAAATTTTCAAGCCCCGCTTGATGACCTACTCGAACGAATCTGCACGAAACTGCAGATAACACCTACCCAATATACCTCTGCGGAGGGGCATTATCTCGCAATTGGGAAGTGGCTTGGGGATAAGCAAAGCCCCTTAACAGCTTGGCGCCCACAAATTTACCCCCAAGGCTCACTAAGAATTGGAACCACTGTAAAGCCGTTGGGACGGCAAGAATTCGACCTGGACTTGGTCTGCGAGTTCTTTATTAATCCCAGGCTGATGCCTAACCCGATAACGCTCTTAGACATGGTGGAAGCGCGCCTTCAGCAAAATGATGCCTACAAAGGTGTTATTGAACGGAAAAAGCGGTGCATCCGTGTTAACTATGCCAACTCGTTTCATCTAGACATTCTGCCGGCTTGCCCGGATATCGACAAGGGCAACGGGTGCCTCCTTGTACCAGATCGGCAAATTCAAGGCTGGAAACCGAGCAATCCCAAGGGTTATGCCGAGTGGATAGAACGGCGCGCTTATTCACACATAATGAAGCGGGAGGCACATATTGAACCGTTGCCTGACCATGAAACAGCTCAAGAAAAGGCACCCCTTAAACAAATAATCCAACTGATAAAGCGCTGGCGCGATGTCGCCTACGCCAACATCATGGATCAAGCCCCCATCTCCATTGTTCTCACCACACTAGCTGGCCAGCACTACACAGGCGAAACCTCCATAAGTGCTGGGCTATCCGGCATTTTACAGCGCATTGTCGCACAAACTCGGTCTGAAGGCCATTTTTTAGAGGTGCGCAATCCCGCAAATCCGGATGAAGTCCTTAGCGAAAAGTGGCGAACGACCCCAAGCCTCTATACCTCATTTACGCAAGGAGTCCAGGGATTTAGCAACATATGGACCCCTCTCTGTTCCGCTACCGGCATTCCTGCGATTACCAAGACCCTTGAACACCTCTTCGGAGAAGAACTGGCGAAAACTGTCATAGCGGAACGTGCCGAGGGTATGCAGCTTGAACGCAACGCAGGTCATCTCCAAGTGCAAAGCGGTTCAGGCCTGATTGGCGCTATAGGGTCTATGAAGGGCATCCCTATTCAACGGAACACATTTCATGGCGCATAG
- the cysK gene encoding cysteine synthase A, whose amino-acid sequence MGQVYTDISRTTGRTPLVRINRLGIGPGADILAKVEAFNPLSSVKDRIGVAIIDDAEKRGLIKKGTTIIEPTSGNTGVALAFVCAARKYRLVLTMPETMSVERRQILKILGAELVLTDGARGMKGAMEKAGELHKTIPDSIIAGQFSNPANPEIHRRTTAEEIWADTGGKVDYFVAGVGTGGTITGVGEVLKSRNPAVKIVAVEPADSPVLSGGKPGPHKIQGIGAGFIPDVLNRKIIDEVIAVSSQDAGETARQLAREEGLFVGISSGAALWAALNVAKRPEARGKTIVTVLPDTGERYLSTWLFENVK is encoded by the coding sequence ATGGGCCAAGTTTACACTGACATCAGCCGAACCACGGGCCGTACGCCCCTGGTCCGGATCAACCGGCTGGGCATCGGGCCGGGCGCGGACATCCTGGCGAAGGTGGAAGCCTTCAACCCGCTTTCCAGCGTAAAGGACCGCATAGGTGTGGCTATTATTGACGACGCCGAGAAACGGGGTTTGATAAAGAAGGGCACCACCATCATCGAGCCCACCAGCGGCAATACGGGCGTGGCGCTGGCTTTTGTGTGCGCGGCGCGGAAGTACCGCCTGGTACTGACCATGCCTGAAACCATGAGCGTTGAACGGCGCCAGATCCTTAAAATACTGGGCGCCGAACTGGTGCTGACCGACGGCGCCAGGGGCATGAAAGGGGCCATGGAAAAAGCCGGGGAACTCCATAAAACTATTCCCGACAGTATCATCGCGGGACAGTTCTCCAACCCCGCCAACCCCGAAATACACCGCCGCACCACTGCGGAGGAAATATGGGCGGACACGGGGGGCAAGGTGGATTACTTCGTGGCGGGTGTGGGCACGGGAGGAACTATCACCGGCGTGGGCGAAGTTTTAAAGTCCCGCAACCCAGCCGTAAAGATCGTCGCCGTGGAGCCGGCGGATTCGCCGGTGCTTTCCGGCGGCAAGCCGGGACCCCATAAGATCCAGGGCATCGGAGCGGGGTTCATCCCCGATGTGCTCAACCGTAAGATCATCGACGAGGTTATAGCCGTGTCCAGCCAAGACGCGGGAGAAACCGCCCGGCAATTAGCCAGGGAGGAGGGGCTTTTCGTCGGCATCTCCAGCGGGGCGGCCCTGTGGGCGGCCTTGAACGTGGCCAAACGGCCGGAGGCCAGGGGAAAAACCATCGTCACGGTTCTGCCCGACACGGGGGAACGGTACCTCTCCACGTGGCTGTTTGAGAACGTGAAATAA
- a CDS encoding CBASS cGAMP-activated phospholipase, whose amino-acid sequence MKRILTLDGGGIKGTFAVAFLAALEEDLGVPIGRYFDLIAGTSTGGIIALGLGLGYSAQDMLNFYLQLGPKVFASGGWIKFLKHIGWSKYSPKPLESILREKFGARVLGESKTRLVIPSVNLENGEVYIYKTSHHPRLTTDWRKSVVEIALATGAAPTYFPTHRSEMGTPLVDGGIWANNPVGLAVVEGIGVLGWERSELRVLSVGCTYTPLNIEKARDKSCGRLYWAFKLADLFMSSQSSGSCGTASVLCPDPNNQLFRYNPPAPENRFSLDGIKEIDSLRGLGHSEARKVKPRLQPVFFTKQADTFSPIHTGINAENDRMKSIMPDSEEPGRKS is encoded by the coding sequence ATGAAGCGCATTTTAACCCTCGACGGCGGCGGTATTAAGGGCACTTTTGCCGTGGCATTCCTAGCAGCGCTTGAAGAAGATCTGGGAGTTCCTATCGGCCGCTATTTTGATTTGATTGCGGGGACGTCTACAGGCGGGATTATCGCTTTGGGATTGGGGCTTGGTTATAGTGCCCAGGATATGTTGAATTTCTATCTTCAACTTGGACCGAAGGTTTTCGCCTCTGGCGGCTGGATTAAATTTCTGAAGCACATTGGATGGAGTAAATATTCTCCTAAACCGTTAGAGAGTATTCTAAGGGAAAAATTTGGGGCAAGAGTTCTTGGGGAATCCAAGACACGGCTCGTTATTCCCTCGGTTAACCTCGAAAATGGGGAGGTCTACATCTACAAGACTTCTCACCACCCCCGGCTAACCACTGATTGGCGAAAATCAGTGGTTGAGATTGCTCTGGCAACTGGAGCTGCCCCCACATACTTCCCAACCCATCGCTCTGAAATGGGAACCCCTCTGGTTGATGGCGGGATATGGGCCAATAATCCGGTAGGTTTGGCTGTTGTCGAAGGCATAGGTGTATTGGGTTGGGAACGGTCAGAACTTAGAGTTTTAAGTGTAGGGTGTACTTATACGCCGCTTAATATCGAGAAAGCACGTGATAAAAGCTGTGGCCGTCTCTATTGGGCTTTTAAACTTGCAGACCTTTTTATGAGTTCGCAATCATCGGGTTCTTGTGGGACGGCTAGTGTTCTATGCCCGGATCCTAACAATCAGCTATTCCGATATAATCCTCCTGCACCTGAAAACAGGTTCTCTTTGGACGGGATCAAAGAGATTGACTCATTGCGCGGATTGGGTCACAGTGAGGCTAGAAAAGTGAAGCCACGTCTTCAGCCTGTTTTTTTTACTAAACAAGCGGACACATTTTCCCCAATACATACCGGCATTAACGCTGAAAATGACCGGATGAAGTCCATCATGCCCGATAGCGAGGAACCGGGGCGGAAGTCTTAA
- a CDS encoding biopolymer transporter ExbD, producing the protein MRIHNLKRGVMADINMIPLIDVSLILLIIFMVITPFLVQSQIQVNLPKASAGTKGGEDNTLKVQLAADGSVTVEGKPVKYQRLEKELILRLSRSYKKTVLVEADRTVAVERVVFVLDTAKKLGAGKIGIAVKPDDGK; encoded by the coding sequence ATGCGCATACATAATCTTAAAAGAGGCGTAATGGCGGACATCAACATGATTCCGCTGATAGACGTTTCCCTTATCTTGCTGATCATCTTTATGGTCATCACGCCTTTCCTGGTGCAATCGCAGATACAGGTCAACCTTCCCAAGGCGTCAGCGGGGACAAAAGGCGGCGAAGACAACACGCTTAAAGTGCAGCTGGCGGCCGACGGCTCAGTAACGGTTGAAGGCAAGCCCGTAAAATACCAGCGCCTGGAAAAAGAGCTCATTTTACGCCTGTCAAGGTCCTACAAAAAAACCGTGCTGGTAGAGGCGGACAGAACCGTGGCGGTGGAAAGAGTGGTATTCGTGCTGGATACGGCAAAAAAGCTGGGCGCCGGCAAAATAGGCATAGCCGTTAAGCCAGATGACGGGAAGTAA
- a CDS encoding NAD-dependent epimerase/dehydratase family protein translates to MKTLAITGGTGFVGGTLAKAALARGYTPRILTRSKPARPLEGAQYRIVDFADPQTLADALEGAHYAIHLAAALFCRSQEEFESANTSGTANMVLACAKTLTLKKLIYLSSLAAGGPSQDPSKPRLESDGEAPVSFYGKSKLGGEIAVKTLRDIPYVILRPPIIYGKHGSSTSSIAAWVKKGFMANAGSGDALFSFIYIDDLISALLKALETETLHGKTYYVCENRTYPWKQFITLLAEAMGVKMPLMITLPPKAMYGAGWLYEIITKLTGAEPVFNRDKAREGSAPNWTASSAAWERDAAWQGWTSLEEGMKKTFN, encoded by the coding sequence ATGAAAACACTGGCGATAACGGGGGGAACGGGGTTTGTGGGGGGAACTCTGGCAAAAGCCGCTCTCGCGCGCGGCTATACCCCGCGGATCCTTACCAGAAGCAAGCCGGCACGGCCGCTTGAGGGCGCCCAATACCGCATAGTAGATTTCGCGGACCCACAGACCCTTGCCGACGCGCTTGAAGGCGCGCATTACGCCATCCACCTTGCGGCGGCCCTGTTCTGCCGCTCACAAGAAGAATTTGAGAGCGCCAACACTTCAGGCACGGCAAATATGGTTTTGGCCTGCGCCAAAACACTTACGCTTAAAAAATTAATTTATCTCTCAAGCCTGGCCGCAGGCGGCCCGTCACAAGACCCGTCAAAACCCCGTTTGGAATCGGATGGTGAAGCCCCCGTTTCCTTTTACGGCAAAAGCAAACTGGGGGGGGAAATTGCCGTTAAAACACTGCGGGATATCCCTTATGTCATACTGCGCCCGCCCATCATTTACGGTAAACACGGCTCGAGCACTTCGTCGATAGCCGCCTGGGTAAAAAAAGGCTTTATGGCAAACGCCGGTTCAGGGGACGCCTTGTTCAGCTTTATTTACATTGACGATCTGATAAGCGCGCTTTTGAAAGCCCTTGAAACCGAGACCCTGCACGGCAAAACCTACTATGTCTGCGAGAATAGAACTTACCCCTGGAAACAATTCATAACCTTGCTTGCCGAAGCCATGGGGGTTAAAATGCCGCTGATGATCACCCTGCCGCCAAAAGCCATGTACGGCGCCGGCTGGCTTTACGAGATCATTACAAAATTAACCGGAGCCGAACCCGTTTTCAACCGCGACAAAGCGCGCGAAGGCTCCGCCCCGAATTGGACCGCCTCCAGCGCCGCCTGGGAGAGAGACGCCGCGTGGCAGGGCTGGACCTCCCTTGAGGAAGGCATGAAAAAAACTTTTAATTAA